Genomic segment of Triticum aestivum cultivar Chinese Spring chromosome 6A, IWGSC CS RefSeq v2.1, whole genome shotgun sequence:
GTAGTCGTCTACgaatctgaatgtaatttttattattagtGTTTGTTGCACTGTCATGATTGATGATGAACAGATTGAAAGTTTTCCcgcgaaaaaagaaaagaaaaaagaaaattgcATTCACAATGCTCCTTCTTGAAGTTCTCACGTTTTTTCGAGTAACACACATCAAAAGAGAGAGTATGCACTAGGCCGCGCGTGGCGTTGGATGACGTCTGATAGTGGCTGCATGCATGGGTGCAAGATCGATCGTGCTAGCGATAAGCCGTGTCACTCACCAGCCTGTCGACCAGAAAGAGATCGAAAAGCCTTGGGGGGACGACGGAGTACGTGCGGGGCACACCACGCCGGATCTCCCGCTGGAACACCACCACCCCTTTACGTTTTAACAAACCCTGATCCGAGTCAGCAAAGCTCCCCTAGCCATAGCTAAGCTAACTTCCGACCGAGCTCGAGCCACTCACTGTGCCGCCCCGCCGTGAGCCTTAGCCCTTAAGCTTCTCTCTCCACCCTCCCCGGCATGGCTATATAACACCACCCGCCGCGCGCCGCCATTTCCCAATCCATCCATCGAATCCACGTGCTCCATCGCGTCGTACGTCAGTTGAGGAAGCTTCTGTGGGCCAGCGCGCGTGCTTTGTGGTTGCATATTTGCGTATATGGactgtgcggcggcggcggcggcgatctacCGGCTGCCGGAGGAGTGCGTGGCGCACGCGATCGCGATGACGACGCCGGGGGACGCGCTCAGCTCCTCGGCCGTGTCCCCGGCGTTCCGGGCCGCGGCCGACTCCGACGCCGTCTGGGACTGCTTCCTGCCGCGCGACCATGCCGCCGTGCTCACCCGCGCCGACGACGATGACTGCCGCGAGTGCTCCATGTCCAAGAAGGAGCTGTTCACGTGCCTCTGCAGCCGCCCGGTCCTCCTCGACGGCGCCACCATGGTATACTCACATTGTTGGTAACTTGGTAATCGTTAGTGGAGGTGGAGGTGAGTAAAGTTGCTAGTTGCTGATCGATCGGTATTGGTATGGGGTGCACGTGCAGAGCTTCGGGCTGGACAGGCGGAGCGGCGCCAAATGCTGGATGCTGTCGGCGAGGGCGCTGAGCATCGTGTGGGCCGACGACCCCTCCTGCTGGACGTGGACTGCCGACCTTCCCGGATCACGGTACGAACATGCAGAGATATAGCTGCATTGCTTCTCGATCGCTGTGTACGTACGTGTTCATGTACGTGGCAGATGGCactaggtttttctttttctttgaggaTCTCAGATGGCACTAGGTATCTAAGTTGACTAGCTACAAAATAGGAACACCATGCACGGCTACCACCGCCAAGTAAGTTAGGAAAAATGGTGCATGCTTTGAACGATAAGCTTGAACAAAGGTTGTCACTTTGTAGAAaaggtctgtctaggacacatctagatgtgacatagttatgtcacatctaagctaaTTTTcattctgtttgtggtctatttttttgtcctaattttttttgtttcttgttgcttcattatatatttgtgggaggttagatgtgacatccttaaaaaacatctagatatgAATTAAACAAACTGTTATAGAAAACATACTAGAGGATAGAGTATAAAATTCCATGGGAATAGATGCAAGAGCACACACTAGTCGAAAGTTACTTGGCTCCTAAGTACCGCGTCGATCGGGTGCCACTACCAACCAAGCAAATAAAATAAGGAATCATTTATATAGTTTATCAAATGCGAGTAGGGCGTTTTGGTGACCGAGCTCCATGAAgccctttatttttgaaaaattcaaaatttaaactttttgacttcaaaaaattctgaaaataaatatgCAACTATACACAGATGAGATGTATGTGTGTGTAAAAATTCAAGATGAAATACTTCATAATGTGACCTATAGAAAAAAGATAAATTTCTGGACTTTGAGGATGAATAGTAACATGTGTTAAAAAGCCTCAGATTTGTTTTTTTTGCACAGCCTTCATTTCAACGTATTTCGTCctaaaaatttacacacatgtgtgttatgcctccaTATATATCtgtaatttttttaaattttttttgaattataaaaatatgatttttcatgaattttattgttttcaaaaaccggcctccatggaggccgagctccaaaaggcATTTTCGATCAAACGCATGCAAGTGTGTTTTTGTTGACCGAATAAAACCTAAGAGAGAACAATTCTTCTCACGCCTTATAACGTGCTCCGAGCCTCTGACGCGTGCCCTGTCTTCTTGTTCTGTTCAGACACGGCATCCTCTTACGAAACTGTCTTCCTACACACGTGTCGACACGTACCAGCTTGCATGCATGCACGTACTCCTACCTGCATGCATGTTCGTTCCTACGTGTTCATGCTATTGAATATTGATTGGTACACGTATCTGATCATGTCCGACCCCTTCGTGTATTTCTAGGTTTCCTGAGGTGGCCGAGCTTGTGGACGTGTGCTGGCTGGAGATCACGGGGAAGCTACAGCTCTCCCTGCTCACCCCACAGACCACCTACGCAGCCTACCTCGTCTACGCCATCGCCGACGACTCCTACGGCCTCGAGTGCAACATTGGCATCCTGCCACCCAAGGGCACGGTCACCGTCGTCGTCTCCGGCAGCGGTACCAAGCCGACATTGACCGCGGTGTCCACGTCGACAGAGAACACTATCTGCCTGCAGCACATGCAGGGGGAGGAGGAGACGGCGATGCACCGACGGAGGCAGGAGTACGTGCGGCCACGGAAGAACTACGGGTGGAAGCTGGTCAGGGAGGCCGACATGGACATCAGGTGCCCGCGGCGGAGAGGGGACGACGGGTGGACGGAGGTCGAGCTGGGCGAGTTCGCCGTGGACGACGAGGAGGACGGGGTGGTGGAGGTGAGCCTCAAGGAGGTGGAATGCCGGCGGTGGAAGAGAGGGCTCATCGTGCAGGGCATCGAGATAAGGCCCAAGCACACGAACTAATTAACCGATTGGTTTGCTTCGGGGAAAAAGTGCGTGCTGATGCTGAAATGATATATTAGTGCAGGAACTAATGCTGAAATGATCGACGGATCATGCATACACCCGTCTTTACGTGGTTGCATGCAAGGGCAGAGCATGAGTGTATGCATGCATGCAAGAAGCATATATGTGTGCCGGATTAAGGCACATGCATGTGGACATGTGTTGATGCATGGGGCCGGGGCAGTAGAGTTGTTGCCGTAGCCTGCAAAATTTAAGCAATTCATCCTTTTTGTTGATCACTGAACAAATTATTTAGAAATGGTTCACGTATTGATATTATTGATAAGGTACATATTGTTCTCCTTCCACGCTCTCGTTtcactttatagataaagcacaaATCCAAATATACGGCAGACCGAGTACAAGGTAGTCCGTAAGCCTGCACTTGATCGATCACATGCATGTCCCTCTCTTCTATCTCTCCTCCCAACCACACGTGCATGgtctccctcttctctctctcctcccaaccGGACAAATATCCCATCACATGCATGATCCTCACCTACTTTTTCTCCCCCAAGCCGGATACTTTATAATTAGCGTTGGATGGCTCCTTCCCGTTTCATGTTTGGGGACCACAGCCGAACATAAAAACGGACATATACCAGAGGAATTTgcgggtcagcgttggagatgcccttacaaatCAAATCCTAGGATAGCCGGGCAATGAAAATCACAATGGAAAATACCaaaggtaaaaacaaaaaacaaCTACGATGCTGAAAAATAGCATAGGAGGGCCTCACGAAACATCACAATCCGCCCTACGGCACATAAGCTCCACGATAAGTCCCCCAGGAAGGAAAACAATGCAAAGCATCGCCGCTGTCGAGTCCGAGGTAGAAAAGGGTTTTCACCCTGAGCCCTGGTACAAAGAGGAGAACCACAACGATGTCATCAAGAGGAGAGCGGCACCGGCGGGCGACGCTGTCATTGGTGCCGAAGCACGAAATTTTATCTCGGCAGTTCATTTGTACCACCACAAGGCACATAGGACATTCGTGACGAGTGCAGACCTCCAGATCCAGGCACTGCCACCGCCAAAGGAGGATGACACACTCGAGCCTCTCACCACTACAGACCTCGCCGCCGACACGAGCAAGGAAcatagccaccaccaccaccatgaggCCCGCCGAAGAGCCAACCATGCTGGGGACCGCCACTCGGGGCCATCGCCCCGACATCTGAGGCCCCAACTCCAACCCACCCTAAACATGCAACAACCGCACAGTGAATGAACATGCCAAAATGTCCCTCCTACCCTACCCCTGGGCAGCCCCCCAAGCCATGTTTGAGCCCTAGACACAAGCAAATAAAGGACACTCTG
This window contains:
- the LOC123128929 gene encoding putative F-box protein PP2-B12, yielding MDCAAAAAAIYRLPEECVAHAIAMTTPGDALSSSAVSPAFRAAADSDAVWDCFLPRDHAAVLTRADDDDCRECSMSKKELFTCLCSRPVLLDGATMSFGLDRRSGAKCWMLSARALSIVWADDPSCWTWTADLPGSRFPEVAELVDVCWLEITGKLQLSLLTPQTTYAAYLVYAIADDSYGLECNIGILPPKGTVTVVVSGSGTKPTLTAVSTSTENTICLQHMQGEEETAMHRRRQEYVRPRKNYGWKLVREADMDIRCPRRRGDDGWTEVELGEFAVDDEEDGVVEVSLKEVECRRWKRGLIVQGIEIRPKHTN